Below is a window of Streptomyces qaidamensis DNA.
TCGACCCCGAGCTGCTTGCCCATGGCGGCGGCGAGGTCCGGGTCGATACCGACGACCTTGCCCGAGCTGTCCTTGAACTCGACCGGGGCGTAGGCGATGTCGGAGCCGACCTTGATGACGCCCTTGTCGCGGATGGCCTGAGGCAGCTTGTCGGCGAGCGGGGCCGAGGCCGCCGTGTCGCTCGAACCGGTGTCCTTGGTCTGGTCACCGCAGCCGGTGAGCATCAGCGCGCCTGCGACCGCGATCGCACCGACCGCTGCTAGCCGGGAGTGCGCGGCGGTCGTACGACGGGTGGAGCTTGCGGTCATGGTGGGTTCCTCCGGCGGATGGGTGGAGTTGCCGATGGGGCGGGCCGCTGCCGATGGGTTCGGCAACGCCGTGGCACGCCGAAGGTTTCGGCAGTGCCGTGGGTCGACGAGAGCACACCTCTTCGAGTGTCGCGACCTCGTGTGATTACGGCATCTTGCCATTCGGACTGCGCGATTCTGGGGGCCAGCCATGTCAAAATCGGATAACGGGCGACCCCCGAACCGCACCACTCCGGTACATCACGGCCGGACCTTCTATGGGAATCACCCCTTCCGGCCGGAAGAACTTCGGTATATCCCGGGATTTCAAGACGGGGCCCGCGAGCTTCGCAGATGGTTGAGTGGTTGTGGCTGGTTTGTCCAGGCCTTGTCCCGATTTTGGACGAAGAGTCAGGGCGCCGTCATGTGACCTTCGCGTTATGGACTCGTCGTCGATGCCGTCCGTCCGGTAAGAAGGGTCTTTACACCCCTCATCCGGGGCTCAGGGCGCGTGTGCGGCGCGCCCGTCGCGTACGCGCCCGTACGTATACACGTACAAGCACGACATGGGCCTGCGCGGTGCCCGCCCACCCCTCACCAGGAGTGGCCACCCTCAAAACAATGAAGATTTAAGGGGTAAAACGAAGTGGCAGCGGAGATCGTCAATCCTCGCAGCGAGAGCAAGACCGGCGATACGGATCACGTGGGCGGTGCGGAGCCCCTCGACTCCTTCGACCCGGCGTTCGCGTTGCACCGCGGCGGCAAGATGGCTGTGCAGGCCACGGTGCCGGTCCGCGACAAGGACGACCTGTCCCTGGCGTACACGCCCGGCGTCGCGAAGGTGTGCAGCGCGATCGCGGAGCAGCCGGAGCTCGTGCACGACTACACGTGGAAGTCGTCGGTCGTGGCCGTCGTGACGGACGGTACGGCCGTGCTGGGGCTCGGTGACATCGGCCCCGAGGCCTCCCTCCCGGTGATGGAGGGCAAGGCGATCCTGTTCAAGCAGTTCGGTGGCGTGGACGCGGTTCCGATCGCCCTGAACTGCACGGACGTCGACGAGATCGTCGAGACCGTGGTGCGGCTCGCGCCGTCGTTCGGCGGGGTCAACCTGGAGGACATCTCGGCACCCCGGTGCTTCGAGGTCGAGCGGAAGCTGCAGGAGCGGCTGGACATTCCGGTCTTCCACGACGACCAGCACGGCACGGCCGTGGTGACGCTGGCGGCCCTGCGGAACGCTGCGCGGCTGAGCGGGCGGGCGCTGGGCGAGCTGCGCGCCGTCATCTCCGGCGCCGGTGCGGCCGGTGTCGCGATCGCGAAGATGCTGGTCGAGGCCGGGATCGGGGATGTCGCGGTGGCCGACCGCAAGGGTGTCGTGTCGGCGGACCGGGACGACCTCACGCCGGTGAAGCAGGAGCTGGCCGGGTTCACGAACAAGGCCGGGATCAACGGGTCGCTGGAGGCGGCGCTGGACGGCGCCGACGTGTTCATCGGCGTGTCCGGCGGGACGGTGCCGGAGTCCGCGGTGGCGACGATGGCCGAGGGCGCGTTCGTCTTCGCCATGGCGAACCCGAACCCCGAGGTGCACCCCGAGATCGCGCACAAGTACGCGG
It encodes the following:
- a CDS encoding NAD(P)-dependent malic enzyme; protein product: MAAEIVNPRSESKTGDTDHVGGAEPLDSFDPAFALHRGGKMAVQATVPVRDKDDLSLAYTPGVAKVCSAIAEQPELVHDYTWKSSVVAVVTDGTAVLGLGDIGPEASLPVMEGKAILFKQFGGVDAVPIALNCTDVDEIVETVVRLAPSFGGVNLEDISAPRCFEVERKLQERLDIPVFHDDQHGTAVVTLAALRNAARLSGRALGELRAVISGAGAAGVAIAKMLVEAGIGDVAVADRKGVVSADRDDLTPVKQELAGFTNKAGINGSLEAALDGADVFIGVSGGTVPESAVATMAEGAFVFAMANPNPEVHPEIAHKYAAVVATGRSDFPNQINNVLAFPGIFAGALQVRASRITEGMKLAAAEALAAVVGDDLAADYVIPSPFDERVAPAVTAAVAAAARAEGVARR